In a genomic window of Quercus lobata isolate SW786 chromosome 4, ValleyOak3.0 Primary Assembly, whole genome shotgun sequence:
- the LOC115985967 gene encoding uncharacterized protein LOC115985967: MPNAEHRFCVRHLHANFKKDFPGKVLKDAMWNAVRAATKNSFDFHMDELKKLDVKAYEWFVKLDVRTWSRHAFNPRSKSDTLVNNIAKSFNAWILEVRDKPVLTMMEIIRVMLMQRLQTKRDHMRMYEGRVCPRIYKKVERIKSEVGHCISRWNGESKYEVEYIYGGRYAVDLNERTCGCWRWGLSGIPCFYAAAAIIEHGEQLDTYVDIAYTKETFLSCYQWMVSPLPSHEQWPKTPYDPIKPPKFTKKVGKRKKARKREAGEPINAFRVSKKGTAMKCGNCFQWGHNQRTCKAPDNPNKKAYKKKKKG, encoded by the coding sequence ATGCCTAATGCAGAGCACAGATTTTGTGTTAGGCATTTACATGCAAATTTCAAGAAAGATTTTCCTGGGAAGGTACTCAAAGATGCAATGTGGAATGCTGTTAGGGCAGCAACAAAGAATTCTTTTGACTTCCACATGGATGAGTTGAAGAAGCTAGATGTGAAGGCATATGAGTGGTTTGTAAAGTTAGATGTGAGAACATGGAGCAGACATGCTTTTAATCCAAGAAGCAAGAGTGACACTCTAGTAAACAATATAGCAAAGTCTTTCAATGCTTGGATTTTGGAGGTTAGGGATAAACCGGTGTTGACAATGATGGAGATCATAAGAGTGATGTTGATGCAAAGGTTGCAAACCAAAAGAGATCATATGAGAATGTATGAAGGGAGGGTTTGTCCAAGAATCTATAAGAAGGTTGAGAGGATAAAAAGTGAGGTTGGACATTGCATTTCTCGTTGGAATGGAGAGTCCAAATATGAGGTGGAGTATATTTATGGTGGAAGATATGCGGTGGACTTGAATGAGAGGACTTGTGGTTGTTGGAGATGGGGATTGAGTGGAATCCCATGTTTTTATGCTGCTGCTGCAATAATTGAGCATGGAGAGCAACTTGATACTTATGTAGACATTGCTTACACTAAGGAGACATTCCTAAGTTGTTACCAATGGATGGTAAGCCCACTTCCAAGCCATGAACAGTGGCCAAAAACACCCTATGACCCAATCAAGCCCCCAAAATTTACAAAGAAAGTAGGCAAGCGTAAGAAGGCAAGAAAGAGGGAGGCAGGAGAACCTATTAATGCATTTAGGGTGAGTAAGAAAGGAACTGCCATGAAATGTGGGAATTGTTTCCAATGGGGACATAATCAAAGAACTTGTAAAGCTCCTGATAACCCCAACAAGAAGgcttataaaaagaaaaagaaagggtag
- the LOC115986389 gene encoding putative disease resistance RPP13-like protein 1 produces the protein MSVIGEVALSALFEALVNKLTSSDLLKIFQQEQVHVDLNKWKKTLLKIHAVLDDAEEKRETSRLVKIWLDELEELAYDADDILDEFATEVLRRKLNAEPSTSKVRKFIPACCVGLSPSSFMFDANMRSKIAEIDSRLRRIGTEKNDLDLRGSTGGRTGTERSRVPTTSLVKEDHTYGRDEDKKTIIKLLLTSEPRDTQLSVIPIVGMGGLGKTTLAQLVYNDHDVNCYFDMKAWACVSEDFEIVRVTKAILESITDENCNINDLDKIQVKLKEKLYGKKFLVILDDVWNKDYDDWTKLRCPFEFGAPGSTIIVTTRDHAVSTIMGTTPPHQLKELSNDACWSLFIQHARGSTDSIAYPEFEEIGSEILDKCKGSPLAAKVLGGALRTKRNPNELKNVLNSKIWEKNGIMPVLELSYQYLPSHLKRCFAYCSLFPKDYEFEENELVLLWMAEGLVQETESNKSMEDLGVECFHDLLMRSFFQQSSNNGSLFVMHDLINDLARLAASGLFYRMEDALGSNKQSEISTKVRHFSYTQCFCEGTKKFENLRRNMHLRTFLPLLLPKYGQNYLTNYVPNCILPQFRCIRVLSLGGYYIIELPSSIGNLKHLRYLNLSHTPIRSLPESTSSLYNLQTLMLKGCYKLTKLPEKIRDLVNLRYLDITNANLIREMPVGIEKLKNLHTLSNFVVGKDNGSKIGDLMNLEFLRGRLCISSLENVLDAEDARRANLNGKKNLDALEIKWGFALNDTQNASIAKDVLDMLRPWTTVKELSIDGYVGVQFPTWLGDHSYSHIEDLKIVGCKQCKFLPAIGHLSSLKFLVIKRMSMVLTIGPEFYGEDFLKSFQKLETLRFEDMQEWQDWIPCGVEYGGFPHLRELFISQCPKLQGKLPHCLPSLEKFSISNCEQLVVSIPSLPMLHELEIVGCKEVVSNNIEELCLLESITFSIPGLKSLSKEFMEGLAKVKDLNIYNCNELTSLWQEQDSLISLVRLEIESCPSLINISLTSTLKTLNINGCGALKSLPMSNCTCLEYATIAKCSSLMSISKRQLPPTLKSLEIKDCENLQFLIDEGEASSLLLKEESINSNASLLEHLGIRDCPSLKCVLLRGDLFVKLKVLEIQSCSELTSLSSSNQLPIALKILEVDDCPKLESVADNLHNDASLESLGIRNCKEIKFLPEGLHKLCHLNDISISHCCSLVSFPDGGFLPTHLTNLSIWRCEKLEALPRVHMVTTLHIYKCPSIVSLPEEGLPTNLKELSLGGMTNCKQVFEWGLHRLSSLTCLTIFGDEFEDWQSFPEEEDGKMLLLLPTSLTSLSISGFPDIVFLSSKVFQNLSSLEELWIWYCPKLASLPENGLPPSLLQLLIFNCPVLKQHCKKGKGQEWLKNIINIPCVQIDSRSIYELQEEEQQ, from the coding sequence ATGTCAGTTATCGGAGAGGTTGCTTTATCCGCTTTGTTTGAGGCGCTGGTTAACAAGTTAACCTCCTCTGATTTGTTGAAGATCTTTCAGCAAGAACAAGTTCATGTTGACCTCAACAAGTGGAAAAAAACGTTACTGAAAATCCATGCAGTTTTGGATGACGCAGAAGAGAAGCGGGAGACAAGCAGGTTGGTGAAGATCTGGCTGGACGAGCTGGAAGAGTTGGCATATGATGCGGATGATATCTTGGATGAGTTTGCAACCGAAGTTTTGCGACGTAAGTTAAATGCAGAACCCAGCACAAGTAAGGTAAGAAAGTTCATCCCTGCTTGTTGTGTGGGTTTGAGTCCAAGTTCTTTTATGTTCGATGCCAATATGCGGTCCAAGATTGCAGAAATTGACTCTAGACTACGAAGAATTGGGACAGAAAAGAATGATTTGGATTTGAGAGGAAGCACTGGGGGAAGGACTGGAACAGAAAGATCAAGGGTGCCCACTACTTCTCTGGTGAAAGAAGACCATACTTATGGCAGGGATGAGGACAAAAAGACTATCATCAAGTTGTTGCTGACTAGTGAACCTCGTGATACTCAACTCTCTGTGATTCCCATAGTTGGTATGGGAGGTTTGGGTAAAACAACACTTGCACAACTTGTATACAACGATCATGATGTCAACTGTTATTTTGATATGAAAGCCTGGGCTTGTGTTTCTGAAGATTTTGAAATTGTAAGGGTGACAAAAGCAATTCTAGAATCTATCACTGATGAGAATTGTAATATTAATGATTTAGACAAAATACAAGTGAAATTGAAGGAGAAATTATATGGCAAGAAGTTTCTGGTCATTCTAGATGATGTTTGGAACAAAGACTATGATGATTGGACTAAACTACGTTGTCCATTTGAATTCGGGGCTCCAGGAAGCACAATTATTGTCACCACTCGAGATCATGCTGTGTCAACAATAATGGGAACTACTCCACCTCACCAGTTGAAAGAGCTATCAAATGATGCTTGTTGGAGTCTATTTATCCAACATGCACGAGGGTCAACAGATTCTATTGCATATCCAGAATTTGAAGAAATTGGTAGTGAAATTTTAGACAAGTGCAAGGGCTCACCTTTGGCAGCAAAAGTACTTGGAGGCGCTTTACGCACTAAACGAAATCCTAATGAATTGAAAAACGTGTTAAATAGTAagatttgggaaaaaaatggtATTATGCCAGTTCTTGAATTGAGCTACCAATACCTCCCTTCTCATTTGAAGAGGTGTTTTGCATACTGTTCACTATTCCCAAAAGATTATGAATTTGAGGAGAATGAGCTTGTCTTGTTATGGATGGCAGAAGGTTTGGTTCAAGAAACAGAAAGCAACAAGTCGATGGAAGATCTTGGTGTTGAGTGTTTTCATGATCTACTCATGAGATCATTCTTTCAACAATCAAGCAATAATGGATCACTCTTTGTCATGCATGATCTTATCAATGATCTAGCTCGATTGGCAGCAAGTGGCTTATTCTATAGAATGGAAGATGCATTGGGAAGTAATAAGCAATCCGAGATTTCTACAAAGGTACGACATTTCTCTTACACTCAATGTTTTTGTGAAGGCACCAAAAAGTTTGAAAACCTCCGCAGAAATATGCATCTACGAACATTCCTACCCTTACTCCTACCAAAATATGGCCAAAACTACTTAACAAACTATGTTCCCAATTGTATATTGCCACAATTTAGATGCATAAGAGTATTATCTTTAGGTGGATATTACATCATTGAGCTACCAAGCTCAATCGGTAATCTGAAACACCTAAGATATCTCAACCTTTCTCATACACCAATTAGAAGTTTACCAGAATCAACAAGTTCTCTATACAATTTGCAAACATTGATGTTGAAAGGTTGTTACAAACTTACAAAGTTACCGGAGAAAATTAGGGATCTAGTTAATCTTCGGTATCTCGACATTACAAATGCCAATTTAATTAGAGAAATGCCGGTgggaatagaaaaattaaagaacctaCATACGCTATCCAATTTTGTTGTGGGGAAAGATAATGGATCCAAGATAGGAGACTTGATGAACTTGGAGTTTCTTCGGGGAAGACTTTGCATTTCAAGTTTGGAGAATGTGCTTGATGCTGAGGATGCAAGAAGGGCCAATTTAAATGGTAAGAAGAATTTAGATGCACTAGAGATCAAATGGGGGTTTGCACTTAATGATACACAAAATGCAAGCATTGCGAAAGATGTTCTTGACATGCTACGACCTTGGACAACGGTGAAAGAACTTTCAATTGATGGCTATGTTGGTGTGCAATTCCCAACATGGTTAGGAGACCATTCATATTCTCATATCGAGGACCTAAAGATTGTCGGATGTAAACAATGCAAATTCTTACCTGCTATTGGACATCTATCCTCTCTTAAATTCCTTGTCATTAAGCGTATGTCTATGGTGTTGACTATTGGTCCTGAGTTTTATGGGGAAGATTTCTTGAAATCTTTTCAAAAATTAGAAACACTTCGCTTTGAAGATATGCAAGAATGGCAAGATTGGATTCCTTGTGGAGTTGAGTATGGAGGATTCCCTCACTTGCGTGAGCTTTTTATCTCTCAATGCCCCAAATTGCAAGGGAAATTGCCACATTGTCTCCCATCATtggaaaaattttctattaGCAATTGTGAGCAGTTGGTTGTTTCAATTCCAAGCCTTCCAATGCTCCATGAATTAGAAATTGTGGGGTGCAAAGAGGTGGTGAGCAATAATATAGAAGAGTTATGCTTGCTGGAGTCGATTACTTTTTCTATTCCAGGTCTTAAAAGCTTATCAAAGGAGTTCATGGAAGGGTTAGCAAAGGTAAAagatctaaatatatataattgtaatgAGCTAACATCTTTGTGGCAAGAGCAAGATAGTCTCATTTCCCTTGTTAGGCTGGAAATCGAGTCGTGCCCAAGTCTCATCAACATCAGCTTGACGTCAACATTAAAGACATTGAATATTAATGGTTGTGGTGCTTTAAAATCCCTACCAATGTCCAATTGTACATGCCTAGAATATGCAACTATTGCGAAATGTAGTTCTTTGATGTCCATTTCAAAACGCCAGCTACCTCCAACTTTGAAAAGTCTAGAGATAAAGGATTGCGAGAATTTGCAATTTTTGATAGACGAGGGAGAGGCTTCTTCTTTATTATTGAAAGAGGAGAGTATTAACAGTAATGCATCTCTTCTTGAGCACTTGGGTATTAGAGATTGCCCGTCTCTAAAATGTGTACTATTAAGAGGTGACCTATTTGTGAAGCTTAAAGTCCTTGAGATTCAGTCTTGCTCAGAGCTGACATCATTATCATCAAGTAACCAGTTACCTATTGCCCTTAAAATACTTGAAGTAGATGATTGCCCAAAGTTAGAGTCAGTGGCGGACAACTTACACAATGACGCGTCTCTTGAAAGTCTTGGAATCCGTAATTgtaaagagattaaattcttaCCGGAGGGCCTACACAAACTCTGCCACTTGAATGACATAAGCATATCACACTGTTGTAGTCTTGTTTCATTTCCGGATGGAGGGTTTCTCCCCACTCACCTGACAAATCTTTCGATCTGGCGCTGTGAGAAACTAGAGGCCTTGCCCCGCGTGCATATGGTCACTActcttcatatatataaatgtcCAAGCATAGTATCCTTACCAGAAGAGGGCTTGCCGACAAACCTAAAGGAACTTTCGTTGGGAGGGATGACTAACTGTAAGCAAGTATTTGAATGGGGATTACACAGACTCTCGTCTCTTACATGTCTCACCATTTTTGGTGATGAATTTGAGGATTGGCAGTCGTTTCCTGAGGAGGAAGATGGGAAGATGTTGCTACTGCTACCTACCTCTCTAACCTCCCTGTCGATTAGTGGTTTTCCAGATATAGTGTTCCTATCCTCCAAGGTATTTCAAAACCTCTCTTCACTTGAAGAACTGTGGATCTGGTATTGCCCTAAACTCGCATCCCTCCCAGAGAACGGCCTGCCTCCCTCACTTCTGCAACTACTAATTTTTAATTGTCCAGTGCTGAAACAGCACTGCAAGAAAGGAAAAGGGCAAGAGTGGTTgaagaatatcatcaacatcCCTTGCGTTCAGATTGATTCGAGGTCCATCTACGAGCTGCAGGAGGAGGAGCAGCAATAA
- the LOC115985968 gene encoding uncharacterized protein LOC115985968: MASSSVNQNSLHHFRSNSLPTRANPFISEFSDHLSRLRCSEATSSSSTSLSQKLFGIQDLHDCVDNLLLLPCTQALAQEQHEKWYNELLDGSLRLLDVCSITRDALSQSKECTREFQSTLRRRHGSKMNLAREVEKYLASRKVVKKAMQKTLKGMQTNLNSKRNEGLAMVSMLKELEAVTLIVFKLLLTFISRPKLQSKSSGWFVVSKLVHPKRIACEGEETEVNEFEKVDVVLQSLTSHKTSKSDYSIHVQNVQNWMEQLESSIQDFEEVLESLSRRLVKTRVSFLNILNH, encoded by the coding sequence ATGGCTTCCTCTTCTGTGAACCAAAACTCCCTTCACCATTTTCGCTCTAATAGCTTGCCCACTAGAGCAAACCCATTCATTTCAGAATTCAGTGACCACTTGAGCAGATTGAGATGTTCTGAAGCAACCTCTTCATCATCTACATCATTAAGCCAGAAACTATTTGGCATTCAAGATTTGCATGACTGTGTTGATAACTTGCTCCTGTTGCCTTGCACACAAGCCTTAGCCCAAGAGCAGCATGAGAAATGGTATAATGAACTGTTAGATGGATCTCTCAGGCTCTTGGATGTGTGCAGTATTACAAGGGATGCATTGTCACAATCAAAGGAATGCACACGTGAATTTCAATCAACCCTGCGCAGAAGACATGGCAGTAAAATGAACCTAGCAAGGGAGGTTGAAAAATACTTAGCCTCCAGGAAGGTGGTGAAGAAGGCAATGCAGAAGACCTTAAAGGGTATGCAGACTAACTTGAACTCTAAGAGAAATGAAGGTCTAGCCATGGTTAGCATGTTAAAAGAGCTAGAAGCTGTAACTCTCATAGTCTTTAAATTACTCTTGACATTTATATCTAGACCAAAGttgcaatcaaaatcaagcGGCTGGTTTGTAGTTTCCAAGCTGGTGCACCCCAAAAGAATAGCATGTGAAGGTGAAGAAACAGAAGTGAATGAATTTGAGAAGGTAGATGTGGTGTTACAATCTCTCACTAGTCACAAGACAAGCAAATCTGATTACTCCATCCATGTTCAGAATGTGCAGAATTGGATGGAGCAGTTGGAGTCAAGCATTCAAGATTTTGAAGAGGTGCTTGAAAGTCTGTCTAGGCGTCTAGTCAAGACCAGAGTTTCCTTTCTCAACATCCTCAACCACTAA
- the LOC115985969 gene encoding uncharacterized protein LOC115985969 — MLKELESVTLTGFESLLTFIAKPNLQSKSSSWSLVSKLVHHKRVVCESAESDANEFEMVDAALQSLISHKKSKSEYFVHIENVQTWLGKLESNIQEFEEELECLSRRLVKTRVSLLNILNH; from the coding sequence ATGTTAAAAGAGCTAGAATCTGTAACTCTCACTGGATTTGAATCCCTGTTAACTTTTATTGCTAAACCAAACTTGCAATCAAAGTCAAGCAGCTGGTCTTTGGTTTCCAAGTTGGTGCACCACAAAAGAGTGGTATGCGAGAGTGCAGAATCAGATGCAAATGAGTTTGAGATGGTAGATGCAGCACTACAATCTCTCATCAGCCACAAGAAAAGCAAATCTGAATATTTTGTGCATATAGAAAATGTGCAGACCTGGCTTGGAAAGTTGGAATCAAACATTCAAGAATTTGAAGAAGAGCTTGAATGCCTGTCTAGGCGTCTAGTCAAAACCAGAGTTTCCCTTCTCAACATCCTCAACCACTAA